In Nocardia sputorum, a single genomic region encodes these proteins:
- a CDS encoding ABC transporter permease, translated as MTAPELLNEPPILPPVARRGVPGLRLFSMTAGLQRATLILGLVLVGVFVVAAVFAPLIAPYGFAQSAADGVDFARQQAPSAEHWFGTSVRGEDVFSRVVYGARTALWVIAISLVLSLLIGVPLGLLSGYVGRWPDRLLVLFMDAMYAFPTLLLAIVVSIVVAGGRSTSLGGVLSAAVAITAVFVPQYFRVVRNATVAVKQEPYVDAARVTGASTARILFRHILANVTQSLPVIVTLNGSEAILTLAGLGFLGFGIEPTQAAEWGFDLNKALSDVSNGIWWTGVFPGVAIVLVVLGMTLVGESLNEVLNPILRTRRAVAVASAPVLAPNGGREAADD; from the coding sequence ATGACCGCTCCGGAATTGCTGAACGAACCTCCGATCCTGCCGCCCGTGGCGCGCCGGGGCGTGCCGGGCCTGCGGTTGTTCTCGATGACCGCGGGGTTGCAGCGCGCGACGCTGATCCTCGGACTCGTCTTGGTCGGCGTCTTCGTGGTCGCCGCCGTCTTCGCTCCGCTGATCGCGCCGTACGGATTCGCGCAGAGCGCCGCCGACGGTGTCGATTTCGCCCGCCAGCAAGCCCCGTCGGCGGAGCACTGGTTCGGCACCTCGGTGCGTGGCGAAGACGTGTTCTCCCGGGTCGTCTACGGCGCGCGGACGGCCCTGTGGGTGATCGCGATATCGCTGGTGCTCTCGCTGCTGATCGGTGTGCCGCTCGGGCTGCTGTCCGGCTATGTCGGCCGGTGGCCGGACCGGCTGCTCGTGTTGTTCATGGACGCCATGTACGCGTTCCCCACGCTGCTGCTGGCGATCGTGGTGTCCATCGTGGTCGCGGGCGGCCGATCGACCAGCCTGGGCGGTGTGCTGTCCGCGGCGGTGGCCATCACGGCGGTCTTCGTGCCGCAGTACTTCCGGGTGGTGCGCAACGCCACCGTGGCCGTGAAACAGGAGCCGTACGTCGACGCGGCGCGGGTGACCGGTGCGTCGACGGCGCGAATCCTGTTCCGGCACATCCTGGCCAACGTCACCCAGTCGCTGCCGGTGATCGTCACGCTCAACGGGTCGGAGGCCATTCTCACACTGGCCGGACTGGGCTTCCTCGGTTTCGGCATCGAGCCGACACAGGCTGCGGAGTGGGGCTTCGATCTGAACAAAGCGCTGTCGGACGTGTCCAACGGCATCTGGTGGACGGGCGTCTTCCCCGGCGTCGCCATCGTGCTCGTCGTGCTCGGCATGACCTTGGTCGGCGAGAGCCTGAACGAGGTCCTCAACCCGATCCTGCGCACTCGTCGTGCCGTGGCGGTGGCGAGCGCGCCCGTTCTCGCGCCGAACGGTGGAAGGGAAGCGGCCGATGACTGA
- a CDS encoding MOSC domain-containing protein, with protein MRVGDIGEVLAACVVHAEIEVPGRVGRSAIDKRPVAGRVAVRALGLAGDHVCNTKDHGGVDQAVYAYADEDARRWGTELGRELPAGWFGENLRVRGLPVSDSVIGARWSVGDTLLEVSAPRVPCASFQHWSGEQQWVKRFTLRGDTGAYLRVLTEGTIAAGDRISVVHVPEHGVTVRDLFTGADPDLLAILLADEPTVSDDVRMQVERHARRHGRAATHRHTTTSTDDIAAGVQP; from the coding sequence GTGCGCGTCGGTGATATCGGAGAAGTGCTCGCGGCGTGCGTCGTGCACGCCGAGATCGAGGTGCCGGGACGGGTCGGTCGCAGCGCGATCGATAAGCGACCGGTGGCGGGGCGCGTCGCGGTGCGCGCACTCGGCTTGGCCGGCGATCACGTCTGCAACACCAAGGACCACGGTGGCGTGGACCAGGCCGTCTACGCCTACGCCGACGAGGACGCCCGCCGCTGGGGCACGGAACTGGGGCGGGAACTGCCCGCGGGATGGTTCGGCGAAAACCTCCGTGTCCGTGGCCTTCCGGTCAGCGACTCGGTGATCGGCGCACGCTGGTCGGTCGGCGACACCTTGCTGGAGGTCAGCGCCCCGCGCGTGCCGTGCGCCTCGTTCCAGCACTGGAGCGGCGAGCAGCAGTGGGTCAAGCGGTTCACCCTGCGCGGCGACACCGGCGCCTACCTGCGGGTGCTCACGGAGGGCACGATCGCGGCGGGCGACCGGATCTCGGTGGTGCACGTCCCCGAGCACGGCGTCACCGTCCGCGACCTGTTCACCGGCGCCGATCCCGACCTGCTGGCGATCCTGCTCGCCGACGAGCCGACCGTCTCCGACGACGTGCGCATGCAGGTGGAACGGCACGCGCGCAGGCATGGCCGCGCCGCCACCCACCGGCACACGACGACGAGCACCGATGACATCGCCGCGGGGGTGCAGCCATGA
- a CDS encoding DUF3073 domain-containing protein — protein sequence MGRGRAKAKQTKVARELKYSSTPTDFASLQRELSGSPNSQRSGGVLSDEHDADDSLSRWDEDDYDDWRR from the coding sequence ATGGGCCGTGGCCGGGCTAAGGCAAAGCAGACCAAGGTCGCACGCGAGCTGAAGTACAGCTCGACGCCGACCGACTTCGCGAGCCTTCAGCGCGAGCTTTCGGGAAGCCCCAACTCCCAGCGGAGTGGTGGTGTGCTGTCCGATGAGCACGACGCGGACGACTCTTTGTCCCGCTGGGACGAGGACGACTACGACGACTGGCGCCGCTGA
- a CDS encoding ABC transporter ATP-binding protein, whose amino-acid sequence MTESVTADRGRPALSIESLSVTFATDAGPVHAVTDVSYEVYPGEVLAIVGESGSGKSVSSRTAMGLLPETATVRGLVTLGTEQVTAMSEKQLTALRGGAVSMVFQEPGSALDPLFTVGFQIGEALRAHTRLTRKAAKARAVELLRLVGLPDPEQRVDYYPHQLSGGQKQRVVIAIAIACEPKVIIADEPTTALDVTVQAEILDLLRDLRDRIGSAIVLITHNMGVVADIADRVVVMRDGAVVEQAPVDELFARPTAAYTRALLAAVPHLGAEQIEHGPTDSPDGQGDPVLEVSDLVVEFPGPFGRPRFRAVDGVSLRIGPGETLGLVGESGSGKSTIGRCVAALQRPTSGTVRVRGQDIARLSPRKLRPIRRRFGFVFQDPASSLNPRLTVGECVAEPLIVHNAGSSAQIRARVRALLDDVRLPAGAEHRYPHELSGGQRQRASLARALVLDPDLLVADEPTSALDVSVQAAVLELFGQLQRECGWACLFISHDLAVVDQLADRIVVLRDGAVVEQGDRDRILRAPREEYTRRLVAAVPVPDPVRQRGRREQAERFDGTETD is encoded by the coding sequence ATGACTGAGTCGGTCACGGCGGACCGGGGCCGTCCCGCTCTGTCCATCGAATCGCTGTCGGTCACCTTCGCCACCGACGCGGGGCCCGTCCACGCGGTCACCGACGTCTCCTACGAGGTCTATCCGGGCGAAGTGCTGGCCATCGTCGGGGAATCCGGTTCGGGCAAGTCGGTGAGCTCGCGCACGGCGATGGGGTTGCTTCCCGAGACGGCGACCGTGCGCGGCCTGGTCACCCTGGGCACCGAGCAGGTCACCGCGATGAGCGAGAAGCAGCTCACCGCGTTGCGCGGTGGCGCTGTCTCGATGGTGTTCCAGGAACCCGGCTCGGCGCTGGACCCGCTGTTCACCGTCGGCTTCCAGATCGGCGAGGCGCTGCGAGCCCACACGCGGCTGACCAGAAAAGCTGCGAAGGCGCGCGCGGTGGAACTGCTGCGCCTGGTCGGGTTGCCCGACCCGGAGCAGCGGGTGGACTACTACCCGCACCAGCTCTCCGGCGGACAGAAACAACGCGTTGTGATCGCCATCGCGATCGCCTGTGAACCAAAGGTCATCATCGCCGACGAACCCACCACGGCGTTGGATGTCACGGTGCAGGCGGAGATCCTCGACCTGCTGCGGGACCTGCGCGACCGGATCGGCAGTGCGATCGTGCTGATCACCCACAACATGGGCGTCGTCGCCGACATCGCCGACCGCGTAGTGGTGATGCGCGACGGCGCGGTGGTCGAGCAGGCGCCGGTGGACGAGTTGTTCGCCCGTCCCACCGCGGCCTACACACGCGCCCTGCTGGCCGCGGTGCCGCATCTGGGCGCCGAGCAGATCGAGCACGGCCCGACGGACAGCCCCGACGGCCAGGGCGATCCGGTGCTCGAGGTCAGCGATCTGGTGGTCGAGTTTCCCGGCCCATTCGGACGGCCGCGTTTCCGCGCCGTGGACGGGGTGAGCCTGCGCATCGGCCCCGGCGAGACGCTCGGCCTGGTCGGTGAATCCGGATCGGGCAAGTCGACCATCGGCCGCTGCGTCGCCGCCCTGCAACGGCCGACGTCCGGGACGGTGCGGGTGCGAGGGCAGGACATCGCGCGGCTGTCGCCGCGCAAATTGCGGCCGATCCGCCGGCGCTTCGGATTCGTCTTCCAGGACCCGGCCAGTTCACTGAACCCCCGGCTCACTGTGGGGGAGTGCGTCGCCGAGCCGCTGATCGTGCACAACGCCGGAAGTTCGGCGCAGATCCGCGCCAGAGTGCGCGCACTGCTCGATGACGTGCGGTTGCCCGCGGGCGCCGAACACCGCTACCCGCACGAACTGTCCGGCGGGCAGCGGCAGCGCGCCAGCCTGGCCCGCGCCCTGGTGCTCGACCCGGACCTGCTGGTCGCCGACGAGCCGACCAGCGCGCTGGACGTCTCGGTGCAGGCGGCGGTACTGGAGCTGTTCGGGCAACTGCAGCGCGAATGCGGCTGGGCATGTCTGTTCATCAGCCACGACCTGGCAGTGGTCGACCAGCTCGCCGACCGGATCGTGGTGCTGCGCGACGGAGCGGTGGTCGAGCAGGGTGATCGCGATCGGATCCTGCGAGCGCCGCGGGAGGAGTACACCCGACGGCTGGTCGCCGCGGTGCCGGTACCCGACCCGGTGCGCCAACGCGGGCGGCGGGAGCAGGCCGAACGGTTCGACGGGACGGAGACCGACTGA
- the purM gene encoding phosphoribosylformylglycinamidine cyclo-ligase, with protein MTEQTPSGGASYAAAGVDIEAGDRAVELFGPLAKKATRPEVQGGLGGFAGLFALKGGYREPLLAASTDGVGTKIAVAQAMDKHDTVGLDLVAMVVDDLVVCGAEPLFLQDYIAIGKVVPEKVAELVSGIAEGCVRAGCALLGGETAEHPGLMDPDDYDLSATGIGVVEADAVLGPDRVRPGDVVIAMGSSGLHSNGYSLARKVLLDIDRMSLTGHVEEFGRTLGEELLEPTRIYAKDCLALIAETDVRTFAHVTGGGLAANLARVLPAGLVAELDRGTWNPAPVFKMIAQRGRVERAEMEKTFNMGVGMVAVVAPEDVDRALAVLTARHIECWTLGTVKKAKDADALRAVLVGEHPRF; from the coding sequence ATGACTGAACAGACCCCCAGTGGTGGTGCCTCGTACGCCGCGGCAGGCGTGGACATCGAGGCAGGTGACCGCGCAGTCGAGTTGTTCGGGCCATTGGCGAAGAAGGCGACCCGGCCCGAGGTCCAAGGCGGCCTCGGCGGCTTCGCCGGGCTGTTCGCGCTGAAGGGCGGCTACCGGGAACCGCTGCTGGCGGCGTCCACCGACGGCGTCGGCACCAAGATCGCGGTGGCGCAGGCGATGGACAAGCACGACACGGTCGGCCTGGATCTCGTCGCCATGGTGGTGGACGATCTCGTGGTCTGCGGCGCGGAGCCGCTGTTCCTGCAGGACTACATCGCCATCGGCAAGGTCGTCCCGGAGAAGGTCGCCGAACTCGTCTCCGGTATCGCGGAGGGTTGTGTGCGCGCCGGTTGCGCGCTGCTCGGCGGCGAGACCGCCGAGCACCCCGGGCTGATGGACCCCGACGACTACGACCTGTCCGCCACCGGCATCGGCGTGGTCGAGGCCGACGCTGTGCTCGGCCCGGACCGGGTCCGGCCCGGCGACGTGGTGATCGCCATGGGGTCCTCGGGCCTGCACTCCAACGGCTACAGTTTGGCCCGCAAGGTGCTGCTCGACATCGACCGCATGTCGCTGACCGGCCACGTCGAGGAATTCGGCCGCACCCTGGGTGAGGAACTGCTCGAGCCGACCCGGATCTACGCCAAGGACTGCCTCGCGCTGATCGCCGAGACCGACGTGCGCACCTTCGCCCATGTCACCGGCGGTGGCCTGGCCGCGAACCTGGCCCGGGTGCTGCCCGCGGGGCTGGTGGCCGAACTGGATCGCGGCACCTGGAATCCGGCGCCGGTGTTCAAGATGATCGCCCAGCGTGGCCGGGTCGAGCGGGCCGAGATGGAGAAGACCTTCAACATGGGGGTCGGCATGGTCGCCGTGGTCGCCCCGGAGGACGTGGACCGGGCGCTGGCGGTGCTGACCGCGCGGCACATCGAGTGCTGGACCCTGGGCACGGTCAAGAAGGCCAAGGATGCCGACGCCCTGCGCGCCGTCCTGGTCGGGGAGCATCCGCGGTTCTGA
- a CDS encoding asparaginase, giving the protein MSVELVEVVRSGFRECVHRGSVVVLDAAGEPALELGEVHLPIFPRSTNKPMQAITLLRNGFEPLDDAELAIATASHYGEPDHIALVRRLLDRFGLPDTALACPADLPYDERARVAALPGGPHPLYMNCSGKHAAMLATCTVNGWPTAGYQDRAHPLQRAVIATVADLTGEPETDLGIDGCGLPIIPVSLVNLARVFSTMATAEPGTPERRVADAVRAHPRVISGTNAPDLLAMQATPGLVCKIGADGVHAGALPDGSAFAYKIEDGHDRARMPLTLAILHRMGIEWTAAHAELAAPAVLGGGARVGVIRAIPGVV; this is encoded by the coding sequence ATGAGTGTCGAGCTGGTCGAAGTCGTCCGCTCCGGCTTCCGCGAATGCGTGCACCGCGGCTCGGTGGTGGTGCTCGACGCCGCGGGTGAGCCCGCCCTCGAACTCGGCGAAGTGCACCTGCCGATCTTCCCGCGCTCGACGAACAAGCCGATGCAGGCGATCACCCTGCTGCGCAACGGCTTCGAGCCGCTCGACGACGCCGAACTGGCCATCGCGACCGCCTCGCACTACGGCGAACCGGACCACATCGCGCTGGTGCGCAGGTTGCTGGACCGCTTCGGGCTGCCCGATACCGCGCTGGCGTGCCCGGCCGACCTGCCGTACGACGAGCGAGCCCGCGTCGCGGCGCTGCCGGGCGGACCTCATCCCCTCTACATGAACTGCTCGGGCAAGCACGCGGCAATGCTCGCGACCTGCACGGTCAACGGCTGGCCTACCGCCGGCTACCAGGATCGGGCACATCCGCTACAGCGCGCGGTGATCGCGACGGTCGCCGACCTGACCGGCGAGCCGGAAACCGATCTGGGCATCGACGGCTGCGGGCTGCCGATCATCCCGGTCTCGCTGGTCAACCTCGCCCGGGTGTTCTCGACCATGGCGACGGCCGAACCCGGCACCCCGGAACGCCGGGTCGCCGACGCGGTGCGCGCGCATCCACGAGTGATTTCCGGCACGAACGCGCCCGACCTACTGGCCATGCAGGCCACTCCCGGACTGGTCTGCAAGATCGGCGCGGACGGTGTGCACGCCGGCGCGCTGCCGGACGGATCGGCGTTCGCCTACAAGATCGAAGACGGCCACGATCGCGCTCGAATGCCGCTGACGCTGGCGATTCTGCATCGGATGGGGATCGAGTGGACCGCCGCGCACGCGGAACTGGCGGCCCCGGCGGTGCTCGGCGGAGGCGCACGCGTCGGTGTGATTCGCGCCATACCTGGAGTCGTCTAG